In the genome of Coraliomargarita algicola, one region contains:
- a CDS encoding AraC family transcriptional regulator, giving the protein MAAHVGYEDVRYFYRVFTTATGVPPGQWRSQHMAPKGLNA; this is encoded by the coding sequence ATCGCCGCGCATGTTGGCTACGAGGATGTGCGTTACTTTTACCGAGTGTTTACTACGGCGACCGGCGTGCCACCCGGTCAGTGGCGCAGTCAGCACATGGCGCCCAAAGGATTGAATGCCTGA
- a CDS encoding family 1 glycosylhydrolase has product MDNFEWGEGYGIRFGITHMDYQTLKRTPKLSAYWYFKVISQNALYPSPADDLKSNYQQNALQASVS; this is encoded by the coding sequence ATGGACAACTTCGAATGGGGCGAAGGCTACGGTATCCGTTTTGGCATTACCCACATGGACTACCAGACACTGAAACGAACTCCGAAATTAAGTGCCTATTGGTATTTTAAAGTCATCAGTCAAAATGCACTCTATCCAAGCCCGGCAGATGATCTAAAATCCAATTACCAGCAGAACGCTCTGCAAGCGTCCGTTTCTTAG